In Nitrospira sp., one genomic interval encodes:
- a CDS encoding carbohydrate ABC transporter permease, with the protein MTRRLLLPLGIMGTVGLSLLPFLWFMLSSFKSQREIEAVPPGWCPSGSLEFYRSALFSHHLLDYVGNSVVVAGSTTAVALLLAIPAAYALARLTIPGKQGILALLLCVSMFPQMAIAGPVWRLLDALGGLNHRWGVVLPYVALTLPLAVWILASFFAELPAELEDAARIDGCGRWTTLLRVTLPLAAPGIFTAAILILIYAWNEFFFALLILTQPEQQTLPVGIALFQGEFTMPWGELAAASVIATLPLIAVVLMCQRWIVSGLSAGAVKG; encoded by the coding sequence ATGACCCGACGTCTGTTGCTGCCGCTCGGCATCATGGGAACCGTGGGGCTGAGTCTGCTGCCCTTTTTGTGGTTCATGCTCAGCTCATTCAAATCGCAACGAGAGATCGAGGCCGTGCCGCCAGGGTGGTGTCCGAGCGGCAGCCTGGAATTTTACCGCTCGGCTCTGTTCAGCCATCACCTGTTGGACTATGTCGGCAACAGCGTGGTGGTGGCCGGCTCGACGACTGCCGTGGCTCTCCTGCTGGCAATCCCGGCGGCCTATGCTCTGGCCAGGCTCACGATCCCCGGTAAGCAGGGCATTCTGGCCCTGTTGCTCTGCGTCTCCATGTTTCCACAGATGGCGATCGCAGGTCCGGTCTGGCGCCTGCTGGATGCCCTTGGCGGGCTGAACCATCGCTGGGGCGTGGTGCTGCCCTATGTGGCCTTGACGTTGCCCCTGGCTGTCTGGATCCTGGCGAGCTTCTTCGCGGAATTGCCTGCGGAATTGGAAGATGCGGCGCGCATCGACGGGTGCGGACGGTGGACGACCTTGCTTCGCGTGACCCTGCCCTTGGCCGCACCGGGCATCTTCACCGCCGCCATTCTCATTCTGATCTATGCGTGGAATGAATTCTTCTTCGCCCTGCTGATCTTGACGCAGCCGGAGCAACAGACGCTTCCGGTCGGCATCGCATTATTCCAAGGAGAGTTCACGATGCCGTGGGGAGAACTGGCCGCGGCCTCCGTCATCGCCACCCTTCCGCTCATCGCAGTGGTCTTGATGTGTCAGCGATGGATCGTGAGCGGCCTCTCGGCCGGCGCCGTGAAGGGATGA
- a CDS encoding adenine nucleotide alpha hydrolase family protein: MNCTKCPTSTRAIIDLPRHNAAFCKPCFTTFVQEQVARAIKSHRMFTPQDRILVAVSGGKDSLALWHILLTLGYRADALYVNLGIGGYSELSHRKVQTYAQAVAAAHGATLLVHTVGQEAGAGIRELATVLHRPTCSTCGTIKRYQFNRAAIEHNYDVMATGHNLDDEAARLLGNVLHWQEEYLDKQGPSLPASVEGFAKKVKPLCRLSEREIAAYAVVNGIDYIVEECPMAKGSKMLLYKEVLNRLETESPGTKQRFYWGFLDKQTRPTAAAESMTEKDQRTLHPCRSCGQPTTADTCTYCKMMAKAKAAAPRQ; encoded by the coding sequence ATGAACTGCACAAAGTGTCCCACCAGCACCAGGGCCATCATCGACCTGCCTCGCCACAACGCGGCCTTTTGCAAGCCTTGCTTTACAACATTTGTGCAGGAGCAGGTCGCACGGGCCATCAAATCGCATCGCATGTTCACGCCCCAAGACCGCATTCTCGTGGCGGTGTCCGGCGGCAAGGACAGTTTGGCGCTCTGGCACATCCTGCTGACGCTCGGCTATCGCGCCGACGCCCTCTACGTCAACCTCGGGATCGGCGGGTATTCCGAACTGTCGCATCGAAAGGTCCAAACCTACGCCCAGGCCGTCGCCGCTGCGCATGGTGCCACACTGCTGGTCCATACGGTCGGACAGGAAGCCGGCGCCGGGATTCGCGAATTGGCAACCGTCCTGCACCGTCCGACCTGTTCGACGTGCGGCACCATCAAACGTTATCAATTCAATCGCGCGGCGATCGAGCACAACTATGACGTCATGGCCACAGGCCACAATCTCGACGACGAAGCCGCGCGCCTGTTAGGAAACGTGCTGCACTGGCAGGAGGAGTACCTGGACAAGCAAGGACCGTCCCTCCCCGCCTCCGTCGAGGGGTTCGCCAAGAAAGTGAAGCCCCTCTGCCGGCTGTCGGAGCGGGAGATCGCCGCCTATGCGGTGGTCAATGGCATCGACTATATCGTGGAAGAGTGCCCGATGGCGAAGGGCTCGAAGATGTTGCTCTACAAGGAAGTTCTCAATCGGTTGGAAACCGAATCACCCGGCACGAAACAACGCTTCTATTGGGGCTTCCTCGACAAACAGACCAGGCCGACCGCTGCCGCTGAATCCATGACCGAGAAGGACCAGCGCACCCTACATCCCTGTCGGTCTTGCGGACAACCCACCACCGCCGACACCTGCACCTATTGCAAGATGATGGCAAAGGCCAAGGCCGCCGCTCCGCGTCAATAG
- a CDS encoding sugar ABC transporter permease, which produces MARTDAVAGWTMVAPACLVILLFALYPVVDSLWLSLHRSLVGVPELGTVFIGLDNYVALVRDPVARRAALVTLAFVGCSTLLELSGGLIIALVIHERFRGRGVVRAAILIPWAIPTVVASQLWRYVFNDQYGLANLLLYGDRIADYIPWLASPVVAFGIVVLADVWKTSSFAALLILAGLQVIPDDLYDAARVDGAGMWQRFRHITLPLLKPALLLALLFRTMDAFRVFDLVFVMTQGGPGDATQVLQFYGYQTLFAEGRLGYGSAVSVAVFLLILLLSLIYLRAIGSRLLERRPS; this is translated from the coding sequence ATGGCTCGAACGGATGCCGTAGCGGGCTGGACCATGGTGGCGCCGGCCTGTCTCGTCATCCTGCTCTTCGCGCTCTATCCGGTCGTGGATTCGCTCTGGCTCAGTCTCCACCGCAGCCTGGTCGGGGTGCCGGAACTGGGCACCGTGTTCATCGGGCTCGATAACTACGTAGCCCTTGTCCGGGATCCCGTCGCGCGCCGGGCCGCTCTCGTCACCCTGGCGTTCGTGGGCTGTTCGACGCTGCTGGAATTGAGTGGCGGGCTGATCATTGCGCTCGTGATCCACGAACGATTCCGAGGGCGGGGCGTCGTCAGAGCGGCGATTCTCATCCCCTGGGCGATCCCCACCGTCGTGGCGTCGCAGCTGTGGCGCTATGTATTCAACGACCAGTACGGCCTCGCCAATTTGCTGCTCTACGGCGACCGTATTGCGGACTACATCCCCTGGCTGGCCTCGCCGGTCGTCGCCTTTGGCATCGTGGTGCTCGCAGACGTCTGGAAAACCTCGTCCTTCGCCGCCCTACTGATTCTGGCCGGCCTTCAAGTGATTCCGGACGATCTCTACGATGCAGCGCGGGTGGACGGGGCCGGAATGTGGCAACGGTTCCGGCACATCACGCTGCCGTTGCTGAAACCAGCGTTGTTGCTGGCCCTGCTCTTTCGTACCATGGATGCATTCCGCGTGTTCGATCTCGTCTTCGTCATGACGCAAGGCGGCCCGGGCGACGCGACACAAGTCCTGCAGTTCTATGGGTATCAAACGCTCTTTGCCGAAGGTCGGCTCGGTTACGGTTCAGCCGTCTCCGTGGCAGTCTTTCTCCTGATCTTGCTGTTGTCGTTGATCTACCTTCGTGCCATCGGGTCACGGCTCCTGGAGCGACGGCCGTCATGA
- the galT gene encoding galactose-1-phosphate uridylyltransferase, producing the protein MPELRRDPIVGRWVIVSTDRSGRPQDVSMPCPPAPSAALCPFCPGQEHLTPRELLAYRPPSSGPNSPDWTLRVIPNKFPALHVEGDMGREGHGLYDRMNGIGAHEVIIETATHRDSLADLPPKRVEDILWAYRDRILDLKKDLRFRYILIFKNHGAAAGATLEHSHSQLIALPVIPTSVLEEIDGCRQHFQQKERCIYCDILRQESSEGTRVVLENPEFVCLTPYAPRFPFEMWILPKRHAGFFEESQRGQFEFLASILSESLRRMDKVLARPAYNFMLHSSPLHERTGEFYHWHLEIIPKLTQVAGFEWGTGFYINPVSPEESAQALRDIEI; encoded by the coding sequence ATGCCAGAGTTACGTAGAGACCCGATCGTCGGCCGTTGGGTGATCGTTTCAACGGACCGAAGCGGACGCCCACAGGACGTGTCCATGCCTTGTCCGCCCGCTCCGTCGGCAGCCCTCTGCCCTTTCTGTCCTGGGCAGGAACACCTGACGCCCCGCGAGCTGCTCGCCTATCGCCCCCCGTCGTCCGGACCGAACAGCCCCGATTGGACCCTACGGGTCATTCCCAACAAGTTTCCCGCCCTGCACGTCGAGGGCGACATGGGACGAGAGGGCCATGGCCTGTATGACCGCATGAACGGTATCGGCGCCCATGAAGTCATCATCGAGACCGCCACCCACCGGGACAGCCTCGCCGATTTACCGCCCAAACGGGTCGAAGATATCCTGTGGGCCTATCGCGACCGCATTCTGGACCTCAAGAAGGACCTTCGGTTCCGCTATATTTTGATCTTCAAGAATCACGGCGCGGCGGCGGGGGCCACGCTGGAACACAGCCATTCCCAGCTCATCGCCCTCCCCGTCATTCCCACCAGCGTCCTGGAAGAAATCGACGGCTGCCGCCAACACTTCCAGCAAAAGGAACGCTGTATCTACTGTGACATTCTGCGGCAAGAATCATCGGAAGGGACGCGCGTTGTACTCGAGAATCCGGAATTCGTGTGCCTGACCCCCTATGCCCCGCGGTTTCCGTTCGAAATGTGGATCCTCCCCAAACGCCACGCAGGCTTTTTCGAGGAAAGCCAGCGCGGGCAGTTCGAATTCCTCGCCTCGATTTTGTCAGAATCGTTGCGTCGAATGGACAAGGTCCTCGCGCGCCCGGCTTACAATTTCATGCTCCACAGTTCACCGCTCCATGAGCGGACGGGCGAGTTTTATCACTGGCATTTGGAAATCATCCCCAAACTCACGCAGGTTGCCGGTTTCGAGTGGGGCACCGGGTTTTACATCAACCCTGTCTCACCGGAGGAATCGGCTCAGGCCCTCCGCGACATCGAGATCTAG
- a CDS encoding MoaD/ThiS family protein: MIVHLSHPQRQVEIKGPKRTKDVLRELNLVTEAHLVIRGDELVTEDELLSDTDQVEIRPVISGGA, from the coding sequence ATGATCGTGCATCTCAGCCATCCTCAGCGTCAGGTCGAAATCAAGGGCCCGAAGCGGACCAAAGATGTGCTGCGCGAATTGAACCTGGTCACGGAAGCGCATCTGGTCATTCGGGGAGACGAATTGGTCACCGAAGACGAGCTGCTCAGCGATACCGATCAGGTTGAAATCCGGCCCGTCATCTCCGGCGGAGCCTGA
- a CDS encoding 2OG-Fe(II) oxygenase translates to MRVSFADFDPAAFSFHGDPVLVLDNFWSGDERRLFREAMGRSSWRALEDMPQVHAAFPDCGNWRKAAIAMPEVQRLLARLAFPCIERYMESFDGITGRSLSFSYYSYGAGDCLLTHDDLADGPRGGAGALTTVERRLALVSYFHEEWETDWGGELMIYSSHWPGGSDRIKLTLSHCVAPEPGSLVLFTVPQYHRVCRVDPLVGEHKRLSIAGWFLTEHAGTGRYEAAQATARR, encoded by the coding sequence ATGCGAGTGTCGTTCGCCGACTTTGATCCTGCTGCCTTTTCGTTTCATGGCGATCCCGTCTTGGTGCTGGACAATTTCTGGAGCGGAGACGAACGTCGATTATTTCGGGAGGCCATGGGGCGTTCGTCCTGGCGCGCGTTGGAAGATATGCCGCAGGTGCACGCGGCCTTTCCCGATTGCGGCAATTGGCGAAAGGCGGCGATTGCCATGCCTGAAGTGCAGCGACTGTTGGCGCGACTCGCGTTTCCCTGTATCGAGCGTTACATGGAATCGTTCGACGGGATTACCGGCAGGAGCCTGAGCTTCAGTTATTACTCCTACGGCGCCGGCGATTGCCTGCTCACGCATGACGACTTGGCAGATGGGCCAAGGGGTGGGGCGGGGGCCTTGACGACGGTCGAACGACGGCTGGCTTTAGTGAGTTATTTCCATGAAGAATGGGAAACGGATTGGGGAGGCGAATTGATGATTTATTCGAGTCACTGGCCGGGTGGATCGGACCGGATCAAGCTCACCCTGTCTCATTGCGTCGCGCCTGAGCCTGGATCATTGGTGTTGTTCACCGTGCCGCAATATCACCGGGTCTGCCGGGTGGATCCCCTCGTCGGGGAACACAAGCGGCTGTCGATTGCCGGTTGGTTTCTCACGGAGCATGCTGGGACAGGTCGCTATGAGGCGGCGCAGGCGACTGCACGTCGATGA
- a CDS encoding DnaJ domain-containing protein, whose product MATTQRGYYDILGVPRSASADDIKKAFRRRARELHPDLHTGTKKTEMEKKFKELNEAHEVLSDPEKRKKYDQYGPNWEQAEAYEKARQQAGPQPGRGGAGGFSGDFGDIFETFFGGRGRSGSATGFAVDGEDLETDVTLSMRDVLHGVTRRIDLTERIACKACGGSAIVRGRPCVVCGGSGIQTEVRTIEVRIPAGVENETRVRLAGKGNPGINGGKPGDLYLRVHIESNGVFRQKGSDVQVTLPVWPWEAALGAEVMAPTLTEPVKVKIPPGSKADSKLRLKGKGLPTGSGAHGDLFLKLKIVMPATLSEQERALFEQLGRGPHGDPRAELLAASRRGAS is encoded by the coding sequence ATGGCCACCACTCAACGCGGGTATTACGATATTCTCGGCGTCCCACGGAGCGCCTCGGCCGACGACATCAAGAAGGCCTTCCGGCGGCGTGCGCGAGAACTCCATCCCGACCTTCACACCGGCACCAAGAAGACCGAGATGGAGAAAAAGTTCAAGGAACTGAACGAAGCGCACGAAGTCCTCTCGGACCCCGAGAAGCGCAAGAAATACGACCAGTACGGCCCCAATTGGGAACAGGCCGAAGCCTATGAAAAGGCTCGTCAGCAAGCCGGCCCTCAGCCGGGTCGCGGAGGTGCCGGAGGATTCAGCGGCGATTTCGGCGACATCTTCGAGACGTTTTTCGGAGGGCGGGGCCGAAGCGGGAGTGCGACCGGCTTTGCCGTCGACGGCGAAGACCTGGAAACCGATGTGACCCTGAGCATGCGCGATGTGCTCCACGGGGTCACCAGGCGCATCGATCTCACTGAACGCATCGCCTGCAAAGCCTGTGGCGGCAGCGCCATCGTTCGCGGGCGTCCCTGCGTCGTATGCGGCGGCTCCGGCATCCAAACCGAGGTCCGCACCATCGAGGTGCGCATTCCCGCGGGGGTAGAGAACGAAACCCGTGTCCGGCTGGCCGGCAAGGGCAATCCCGGTATCAACGGCGGCAAGCCCGGCGATCTGTATCTGCGCGTCCATATCGAATCGAACGGGGTCTTCCGCCAGAAAGGCTCCGACGTGCAGGTGACTCTGCCCGTCTGGCCGTGGGAAGCCGCACTCGGCGCCGAAGTGATGGCGCCGACCCTCACGGAGCCGGTCAAGGTGAAGATCCCGCCCGGCAGCAAAGCAGACAGCAAACTGCGCCTCAAGGGGAAGGGGTTGCCCACCGGCAGCGGCGCCCATGGCGACCTCTTTCTCAAATTGAAGATCGTCATGCCCGCCACCCTGTCCGAGCAGGAGCGCGCGCTCTTTGAACAACTGGGCCGTGGCCCCCATGGCGACCCACGGGCCGAACTCCTCGCGGCCTCGCGGCGCGGTGCCTCCTAA
- a CDS encoding fibronectin type III domain-containing protein, giving the protein MKRSLLPRIFMTLAGMLIGSLLLLPAAWALDASPTSLTFQAVQGGANPTSKTVKIYKSSSRKISWTGKDSAGWLSLSPTSGTMGSSTQIVVSVNINGLAAGTYTGKVTITTSRGSTVAIPVTLKLAAATSSTSSGATANLAWNANSETDLAGYKVYWGTSSGRYGSPVDVGKATSYLFSNLKVGSTYYFSVTAYDQSGNESFFANEVSKSIY; this is encoded by the coding sequence ATGAAACGGAGTCTCTTGCCTCGAATCTTCATGACGCTTGCTGGGATGCTGATCGGCAGCCTGCTGCTGCTTCCGGCGGCCTGGGCGTTAGACGCCAGTCCGACCAGCTTGACCTTCCAGGCCGTGCAGGGCGGCGCAAATCCAACCAGCAAGACGGTCAAAATCTACAAGAGCAGTAGTAGAAAAATCAGCTGGACCGGAAAGGACAGTGCCGGGTGGTTGAGTCTCTCACCGACCTCCGGCACGATGGGAAGTTCCACGCAGATCGTGGTCTCCGTCAATATCAACGGGCTGGCGGCCGGCACCTACACCGGCAAGGTGACGATCACGACCAGTAGGGGTAGCACGGTCGCGATTCCTGTAACACTCAAACTGGCGGCGGCCACCTCTTCGACCAGCAGCGGCGCGACCGCGAATCTGGCCTGGAATGCCAATTCGGAAACCGATCTGGCAGGGTACAAGGTCTATTGGGGCACGTCCTCGGGACGGTACGGGTCACCCGTCGATGTGGGGAAGGCGACCTCGTATCTTTTTTCCAACCTCAAGGTCGGCAGCACCTACTACTTTTCCGTGACGGCCTATGATCAGAGTGGAAATGAGAGCTTCTTTGCCAACGAGGTGAGCAAGAGCATCTATTGA
- a CDS encoding ABC transporter substrate-binding protein gives MGCIAYARLTPLHAPSLTRRLGHAAWPRCAVPLCAWLMLFALFPSPSRAAHHAAPSTEQAASVTLRFVSWKPDHPRVWDEAIARFTAIYPRISVVRELAPHSSTAYHDLLTQKLKNHDRSVDVFFMDVVWVPEFAAAGWVRPLDEVFSSRLRADFLSSTVELGRYGDRIYGVPSRIDAGLLYYRQDLLAKYGFSPPTTWAELAEQANQILAGERPAQPALHAYSAQFKQYEGLVCNMLEFIEGNGGHLLAEDGRRSRLSAPETLAAVRFVREQVVGRLASRAVLTYQEPESLARFLQGQAIFHRNWPYAWDLANDRARSSIAGQVGVAPLPVMSGGRRAAALGGWLYGVSAYSHHFEEAWAFIQFLSSHEIQKLFAHQAGIAPSRAALFSDPELLAQAPQLRNHFEALQSATARPRTPLYPAVSHVLQRYFSRALAIETIDLAREAAMADTHIDHFLALTRKDP, from the coding sequence ATGGGTTGCATCGCGTACGCCCGGTTGACACCGTTGCACGCCCCTTCTCTTACGCGCCGACTGGGGCACGCAGCATGGCCTCGTTGCGCCGTACCGCTCTGTGCCTGGTTGATGCTCTTCGCCTTATTCCCCTCTCCATCAAGAGCCGCTCATCACGCCGCCCCCTCAACCGAACAAGCCGCCTCCGTCACCTTGCGCTTTGTCTCCTGGAAGCCGGACCATCCCCGGGTGTGGGACGAAGCCATCGCCCGATTCACCGCCATCTATCCACGCATTTCTGTCGTGCGTGAGTTGGCGCCCCACTCTTCGACCGCCTATCACGATCTGTTGACGCAGAAATTGAAGAACCACGACCGGTCGGTGGACGTGTTTTTCATGGACGTGGTGTGGGTCCCGGAGTTTGCAGCGGCCGGATGGGTGCGCCCCCTCGACGAGGTCTTCTCATCGCGGCTCCGCGCCGACTTTCTTTCCTCCACGGTCGAACTCGGCCGGTACGGGGACCGGATCTACGGGGTTCCGAGCCGGATCGACGCGGGACTCCTGTACTACCGACAAGACCTGCTCGCGAAATATGGATTCTCCCCGCCGACGACGTGGGCAGAATTGGCTGAGCAGGCGAACCAGATCCTGGCCGGCGAACGGCCGGCACAGCCGGCCCTGCACGCCTACTCCGCCCAGTTCAAGCAATATGAAGGCCTCGTCTGCAACATGCTCGAATTCATCGAGGGAAACGGTGGCCACTTGCTGGCGGAGGACGGCAGGCGCTCACGACTGTCTGCCCCGGAAACTTTGGCAGCCGTGCGATTCGTCCGGGAGCAGGTCGTGGGCCGCCTCGCTTCGCGTGCTGTCCTCACGTACCAGGAACCGGAATCCCTCGCGCGGTTTCTCCAAGGCCAGGCGATTTTCCATCGCAACTGGCCCTATGCATGGGACCTGGCCAACGACCGAGCCCGCTCCAGCATCGCCGGCCAGGTCGGTGTTGCGCCGCTTCCGGTCATGTCCGGTGGACGACGGGCAGCCGCGCTCGGCGGATGGCTCTATGGCGTGAGCGCCTATTCACACCATTTCGAAGAGGCTTGGGCGTTCATCCAATTCCTTTCCAGTCACGAGATCCAGAAGCTGTTCGCACATCAGGCCGGCATCGCCCCCTCGCGAGCCGCGCTGTTCTCCGATCCTGAACTCCTGGCCCAGGCCCCACAACTTCGGAACCACTTCGAGGCCTTGCAGTCAGCCACCGCGCGCCCACGTACGCCCCTCTACCCCGCCGTGTCCCATGTGCTGCAACGCTATTTCAGCCGGGCGCTCGCCATCGAGACGATCGACCTGGCAAGGGAAGCGGCCATGGCCGACACCCACATCGATCATTTTCTAGCCCTCACGAGGAAGGACCCGTGA
- the ugpC gene encoding sn-glycerol-3-phosphate ABC transporter ATP-binding protein UgpC → MADLELRNLSKTFRKQTILRDISLCVPDGSFTILLGPSGCGKSTLLRIIAGLEPQTSGQVLIGGVAVDHLEPAARDIAMVFQQYALYPHLTVRENLAFALTIRRLPRPDIEARIAEAAQLLDIQSLLNRKPKDLSGGQRQRVAMGRAIVRKPKLFLFDEPLSNLDAQLRTTMRIELKSLQQRLRATMIYVTHDQVEAMTLGDRIVLLEGGRIRQEAAPDDLYRAPADPFVAAFIGTPGMNLWSGQVTTRGDRLQFQNGDLTLPIPFLMEQQPSLNSITLGIRPEDILLTPQPGALPVEVAVELIENLGAELLIHCRVGDSRFVVRSVRGGPVQQNHSLTIYLPQDKLHLFVDDRRLDASTALPS, encoded by the coding sequence ATGGCCGATCTGGAACTGCGCAATCTGTCCAAAACGTTTCGGAAGCAGACAATCCTACGCGACATCTCGCTGTGCGTGCCGGACGGCAGCTTCACCATTCTCCTAGGCCCGTCGGGTTGCGGGAAATCGACGCTCCTGCGCATCATCGCCGGCCTCGAACCGCAGACCTCGGGACAGGTGTTGATCGGAGGAGTGGCGGTCGACCACCTCGAACCTGCCGCGCGCGATATCGCCATGGTCTTCCAGCAATACGCCCTCTACCCGCACCTCACAGTACGCGAGAACCTGGCCTTCGCCCTGACCATCCGACGGTTGCCGCGTCCCGACATCGAAGCACGCATCGCCGAAGCGGCGCAGCTGCTCGATATTCAGTCGCTCCTGAATCGCAAGCCGAAGGACCTGTCCGGCGGTCAACGCCAACGGGTGGCCATGGGTCGCGCCATCGTTCGGAAGCCGAAACTATTCCTCTTCGACGAACCGCTGTCCAACCTGGATGCTCAGCTCCGCACCACCATGCGGATCGAACTCAAGAGCCTGCAACAACGCTTGCGGGCTACCATGATCTACGTGACGCACGACCAGGTGGAGGCCATGACGTTGGGAGATCGTATCGTGCTGTTGGAAGGCGGCCGCATTCGCCAGGAGGCTGCACCCGACGACTTGTATCGCGCTCCGGCGGATCCTTTTGTGGCAGCCTTCATCGGCACGCCGGGGATGAACCTTTGGTCTGGCCAAGTCACGACGCGAGGCGACCGACTGCAGTTTCAGAACGGAGACCTGACGCTGCCGATTCCGTTCCTCATGGAGCAACAGCCCTCGCTGAACTCGATCACGCTCGGTATCCGCCCCGAAGACATTCTCCTCACGCCCCAACCCGGTGCCCTGCCCGTTGAGGTCGCCGTCGAGTTGATCGAAAATCTCGGAGCCGAACTCTTGATCCACTGTCGCGTCGGCGACTCGCGATTCGTCGTGCGATCGGTGCGTGGCGGTCCCGTGCAGCAGAACCACTCTCTCACCATCTATCTCCCGCAGGACAAGCTGCACCTCTTCGTGGACGACCGGCGACTCGATGCGTCCACCGCGTTGCCCTCTTGA